The following are encoded together in the Arvicanthis niloticus isolate mArvNil1 chromosome 9, mArvNil1.pat.X, whole genome shotgun sequence genome:
- the Tulp3 gene encoding tubby-related protein 3, protein MEAARCAPGPRGDSAFEDETLRLRQLKLDNQRALLEKKQRKKRLEPLMVQPNPEARLRRLKPRGSEEHTPLVDPQTPGSDVILHGIDGPAAFFKPEAQDLESKPQVLSVGSPTTAEGGTEGSADGASPVETASKPDLQEILQKHGILSSVNYDEEPDKEEDGDNPSSPSARSEKESAAASQKAASETGASGVTAQQGDAQLGEVENLEDFAYSPAPRGVTVKCRVTRDKKGMDRGLFPTYYMHLEKEENRKIFLLAGRKRKKSKTSNYLVSTDPTDLSREGESYIGKLRSNLMGTKFTVYDHGVNPVKAQGLVEKAHTRQELAAICYETNVLGFKGPRKMSVIIPGMNMNHERIPFRPRNEQESLLSKWQNKSMENLIELHNKAPVWNDDTQSYVLNFHGRVTQASVKNFQIVHGNDPDYIVMQFGRVADDVFTLDYNYPLCALQAFAIGLSSFDSKLACE, encoded by the exons TGCCTTTGAAGATGAGACCCTGAGACTTCGGCAGCTGAAGCTGGACAATCAG AGGGCACTGctggagaagaagcagagaaagaagcgCCTTGAGCCACTCATGGTACAGCCAAACCCAGAAGCCAGGCTGCGAAGGTTAAAGCCAAGGGGTAGCGAGGAGCACACGCCTTTGGTGGACCCTCAGACACCGGGCAGCGATGTCATCCTACATG GCATCGATGGTCCAGCTGCGTTCTTCAAGCCGGAGGCTCAGGATTTGGAAAGCAAGCCTCAAGTTCTCTCAGTGGGCTCCCCTACCACAGCAGAAGGCGGCACCGAAGGAAGTGCAGATGGGGCAAGCCCTGTGGAGACAGCCTCCAAGCCAGACCTTCAGGAGATTCTCCAAAAACACG GCATCTTGAGTAGTGTGAACTATGACGAGGAGCCTGACAAGGAGGAAGATGGGGACAACCCCAGCTCCCCATCAGCTCGTTCAGAGAAGGAGAGTGCTGCAGCCAGCCAGAAAGCAGCCTCG GAGACAGGAGCTTCCGGTGTGACAGCCCAGCAGGGTGATGCCCAGCTCGGAGAAGTAGAGAATTTAGAGGACTTTGCGTATAGTCCTGCCCCTCGGGGTGTCACAGTAAAGTGCAGAGTAACCAGGGATAAGAAGGGCATGGACCGCGGCCTCTTCCCCACCTACTACATGCAcctggagaaagaggagaaccGCAAG atATTTCTTCTAGCTGGTAGGAAGCGGAAAAAGAGCAAAACATCAAACTACCTGGTCTCCACAGACCCGACAGACTTGTCTCGTGAAGGGGAAAGTTACATCGGCAAACTCAG ATCCAATCTCATGGGGACCAAGTTCACAGTGTATGACCATGGTGTCAACCCAGTCAAGGCCCAGGGTCTGGTGGAGAAGGCCCACACCCGACAGGAGCTGGCTGCCATTTGCTAT GAAACAAATGTTCTCGGTTTCAAAGGCCCTAGGAAAATGTCTGTGATCATTCCAGGGATGAATATGAATCATGAACGCATCCCATTTCGACCACGAAAT GAGCAGGAGAGCTTGCTTTCAAAATGGCAGAACAAATCCATGGAGAACCTGATCGAACTGCACAACAAGGCCCCGGTGTGGAACGATGACACCCAGTCCTACGTCCTGAACTTTCACGGCAGAGTCACCCAGGCGTCTGTGAAGAACTTCCAGATAGTCCACGGGAATGACC CCGACTACATAGTCATGCAGTTCGGCCGCGTGGCTGACGACGTCTTCACGCTGGACTATAACTACCCACTGTGTGCACTCCAAGCCTTCGCCATCGGGCTGTCCAGCTTTGACAGCAAGCTGGCGTGTGAATGA